Genomic window (Brassica napus cultivar Da-Ae unplaced genomic scaffold, Da-Ae ScsIHWf_2572;HRSCAF=3319, whole genome shotgun sequence):
TTGTGCTATGCTATAATATATAGTTAGTCTCACATatcatataatattacaaaGCTCGCTATAAAACTTAGGCTTTCGTACTAAATTCCCATATACTGGATATGATTCACTATATGTCATTGTCTATTAGCTATAATAGCCGATGGTTTTCTTATCTATGTTTTCATCTTATCAACTTGAACGAAACAAAGGGTAAGTCAGTTACTATACATAGAAGTCTTTAACGACTTATATATTTCAAACTTAGACATtggcttttatttatttcataatcTCGGGAACAAGTACAAACCTGCCTCTAACCGATCATGGatacaaatattttacaaaagcaTGTTTAACGTTTTTTAGTATTTCACAATCTTTTATTCTTATCAAACACCTTCATCATCCGAGATAAGCCAACTTTAACTTCATGCACATTCTTTTTATATTGCCACTTTGCATGTGGCTTTGTTATGACCCACACCTTTACAACGGCTACACACATGTCTCTTCCTTGGAGTCTTCATCTACGGAAAACAAATTGTGTAAGACtttcattttatttgaataGTTGAAGGTAAGCTGCTTACCCTTATTTCTCCAGTAGACAATATCCGGCTTTTCCGAGGTCTCCCTGGTGGACGACGACTTGTGGGTGGGCATATTTGGATGGACTCACTTTCACCTTATGTCCCTTCGATACTTGGATTGACCTCGCTGCTTATAGGCAATATATTCCCGGCATATGCAGCAACTAGAGTGTCCATTGTGTAAAAATTGGAAACCAGCGATTTAATACTTGATTTCTCTTTGATTGCCGCCGCAATGGCATGGGGGCAAGGAATGAGGAGCGTCTGAAATGAGAAACAGCTGCAAGATTTGGTGTGTAGGTTAACATGGTAAGATATTCTGTCTTTGTCTTTTACATCGAACTCACCAGTGTTAATCTGGCAAACAAGCATCCCACCgctgatttcaaaattttcttcaaCAATACTGGTCACACGTGGAGTTAACATACGATTCGGATGTTGTGTTACATCACGTCTTTCTGCGTACCATTTCATCAGTTTAGAACGGATGTACTCGACCAAATGTAGTATCGGATACTCTCTTGCATTTCGAAGAACAGAATTCCATGTCTCTGCTACATTGCTTGTCATGAGGTTGTACCGATTTCCGGAGCAATGAGCACGGGCCCAGTGCTCTAAACCGATATCTAATAGGTATTCAGCACATGAAGGATTGATGTTCTTAATTTCATTGAAGGTTGTGTAAAATTCGCTGAGTTGAAAGGCCCTGGCTGCCTTGCCCACCAAGTAACCGAGAtgtttgtttttgaaataaGTTTGGATGTTGCGTTTCAGATGTAAAATACAAGCGCAATGCTTTGCTGCTGGATACACCTTCAACCATATACAATACaaattcatattattatttgttaccaataaatatgttttaaaaaaacagCTTTTTCTATGTAAGGAAGTTAATGTCGtgacatatttatatataaattataaagtaTACCTTTGAAATTGCTTTGTATATGGATGAGTGTCTGTCTGAAATGAATACAACATTGTCCTCGTTTGTAATGAATTGCAAAAGCATCTTTAGGAACCACTCCCATGCATTGTCATTTTCACCGTCAACAATTCCCACCGCAATAGGGAAAACCTGGTAATTTCCATCCTGAGCTGAAGCGGTTAGTAAGCAACCAGCATATTTCCCTCTCAAATGAGCTCCGTCAATTATGATAACATTACGCATATGGCTGAATCCATCAATACTGGCACCAAGAGCTAAAAACATGTATTTGAACCTATGACCGACTCCAGCATCGTATATTGTATGGATTTCGGCTAAAGTCCCTGGATTTGCTCTTACTAGTCGCTGAAGATAATCCGGAAGCAATTTGTAGGATGTTGCACATGAGCCTTTCGCATAGTCGAGGGCAACCTCACGAGACCTCCATGCCTTCCAATATGAAATCCTAATATCGTGATCTCCTAGCATTAGTTGGATAATCTCATTAGGCCGTGGTCCACTACCTTGGCCAGCAAATCTTGTCTTTATTATCTCTCCAATGACGGTATGGGTAGCGTGATCTTCATATCCTGCGGTACGGTTTTTTATTATTCAGTTATTGTACTCTTTCAGGATACCATAtgtaagaaaaattgaaaaaaaatttgttcttAGAAAgacatatttaatattttatttctatattgTCTTTACTCGaaagttatatatttgttaCGCACTTGGCCTGATTCGGTTAGTATGGTTTACTGAATTTTTTGTTGTATACTTGCACGTTCGTCGACGGAACATGTATGGTCCAAATTTAGTTTTCGAACTTCATATTTTTCAACATTCTTCAGTTTTACTGCATAAACCCTCCAATTGCATGTTAAACTTATGCACTGAAGAACCATCCCATCTGGTGATGAACGTGAGTTTTTAAACCGGAATTTACATCTCAATGCGTAAGATGccatttgttgtttgaaatcaGCTCTATTTCTGAAAATATTTCTCACATATAATTCCTCAGAATTATTTGTTTCGTTTCCTACAATATTCGGATTTCCCGCCTTTGTTAGTTACTAAT
Coding sequences:
- the LOC125601461 gene encoding uncharacterized protein LOC125601461 — translated: MLGDHDIRISYWKAWRSREVALDYAKGSCATSYKLLPDYLQRLVRANPGTLAEIHTIYDAGVGHRFKYMFLALGASIDGFSHMRNVIIIDGAHLRGKYAGCLLTASAQDGNYQVFPIAVGIVDGENDNAWEWFLKMLLQFITNEDNVVFISDRHSSIYKAISKVYPAAKHCACILHLKRNIQTYFKNKHLGYLVGKAARAFQLSEFYTTFNEIKNINPSCAEYLLDIGLEHWARAHCSGNRYNLMTSNVAETWNSVLRNAREYPILHLVEYIRSKLMKWYAERRDVTQHPNRMLTPRVTSIVEENFEISGGMLVCQINTGEFDVKDKDRISYHVNLHTKSCSCFSFQTLLIPCPHAIAAAIKEKSSIKSLVSNFYTMDTLVAAYAGNILPISSEVNPSIEGT